A part of Bacillus rossius redtenbacheri isolate Brsri chromosome 1, Brsri_v3, whole genome shotgun sequence genomic DNA contains:
- the LOC134533177 gene encoding lysine-specific demethylase 3B isoform X4: protein MVGCSLPSTPLPRLPYGRGVGLFFFFCGARVRAPDESHDFSPLLPPLDLHATRDCDPARNKGPRHSPTVTAAGHVTCLGASSSWCQLEQVERQELVEKQRSERERQEREKLERERQEREKLERERQEREKQMERERERQERERIENQRATEQAVHKHFEESLRLLQQKNNIQRNNSMCWNLTSMPMGSRGAPGSAEEDQRKRAEQQRLMAGERLMRESQSRDRAAFYPQPAVQQRVASAPQKPEYHPPPAHSRAGSAKTSEKQTMQTSLPKVEPNFSMFGYPPYQSMGFISQHDAVKMKSSAPCKEPSSSLPNPPPLMSDVKNSVIVKNDGKIPHLEVSQVKTAPPPHSPSPKLQAHYVPPSTQARQGYEYRSPSQSPHHLSQRHTPSPLHHRTQVQQPQPHRQSPDQRYRTYGTSAKQATMASYPYPTLVTTAAHYIPASGVNVTPGSKPKVSSPAPPHIYGMPTAGISTGVPVCRPDVSICTSMPLPLTSKAPLTSSMSPSPYQQLSHGHQPPHPSQPSLGGHPPPAHSKVTYETRLYSPGLKPHSNLPPQHSSSPPAATAPHPSPRSSPMQMAVHPNIYHISHPSMDQLQPLDLGVSANRDETSSPKRKSMTPQHSPQSVLDISKKRPRLDTSCAQLARVSEPSPLVLGAATTITTVVNTAVVVSQPQESPIVSASPVPRTCSGDGSVRPSSTGSSSGIAVLPVSLTPPQRNSPAPSPNPPGTPGKPTLLDSDKSNSPGPPASKPSSYQVHKLKKAWLQRHSGEDGSEDTTGVVGSGSCVTLPLTIAPSPVVVSRESSVLGSGISNLLQNVGTMAMSSICKPKSNSGSKGNNRKGQVGKDGGTTFNGHGSDISGKLQQGDTSSSSDQERESKTPPKRKPPKVKRKKGASALRKAAAEELKRKKLSTSVTLSESASDSDKESGSEKDTDSGGSAKKSSSVTGSGNGPSFSGNKERRKRGRRPKSKNERGEEPRQKKPREDPSAPQRDPFRKPPVSQLKKTGETFLQDGPCFEVAPKLGKCRECRWTPNQRSKNMPNIFCRFYAFRRLRYTKNGQLAIAGFSDPHRDASEDDLKLWLPRANAKPSDLELYVSHFLLAQVGDQFCHVVRQEGDCQAAHLAADRAPAWKRVVQGVREMCDVCETTLFNYHWACRKCGFVVCIDCYKSRKSGASKCPGDTSRDKDDYAWLLCTNRQPHDQEKLMLTQIIAGDSLMQVGRRLHEVRIALGISQFCGCRLGSQPHHKRTNGICKELWKNFKTELPNGVLIKTENSEMEEDDVDANSGVTNGSTGTPECKSEVKPEIKSEVKSDAEADADADADADADVDTNCDAKADVKCEVKSEDKDNNSPLSWLADVALLNEDKKPIEEPAASGDSDPEPDKEGKYSTLRKLLIRPSHKHNGSSGSRATPRKQRGAQPDTPDCKEEAAPCGAKKMAELRQFIRRFRGYNKSIALRPRVMTLAESTKLYPGVPHSWLCNGWLLRLHDPDHVGNYSLFQDQWRRGQPVLVSDVAKQLDKSLWTPESFARDFGDEKNDLVNCTTGAIVTNQPMRRFWDGFDHIARRLKDDRGNPMVLKLKDWPTGEDFAEMLPARFNDLMKALPLTEYTHRTGRLNLASRLPECFVRPDLGPKMYNAYGMAQAQNASKGTTNLHLDISDAVNVMVYVGITKDGDQEEYIKDAFQAIEESCCDIITKKRVQEEHEVPGALWHIYSAGDADKIRNLLNQVSLERGVRLEAHHDPIHDQSWYLDKKLRDRLYVDYGVESHSIVQFLGDSIFIPAGAPHQVRNLHNCIKVAEDFVSPENVSHCFHMTQEFRCLSNAHTNHEDKLQIKNIIYHAVKDSLSVISSAIAMAKEEYVNVTDGMEASAISTTATEQLAASNGDAKEDST from the exons CGCAACAACAGCATGTGCTGGAACCTGACCAGCATGCCGATGGGGTCCCGAGGGGCGCCCGGCAGCGCGGAGGAGGACCAGCGCAAGAGGGCGGAGCAGCAGAGGCTGATGGCGGGGGAGCGGCTGATGCGGGAGTCCCAGTCCCGGGACAGGGCCGCCTTCTACCCCCAGCCCGCG GTTCAACAAAGAGTGGCAAGTGCTCCTCAGAAACCGGAGTACCACCCTCCACCAGCTCATAGTCGTGCAGGGAGTGCCAAGACTAGTGAAAAACAGACAATGCAAACTTCCCTGCCTAAGGTGGAACCCAACTTCAGTATGTTCGGTTATCCGCCTTACCAGTCGATGGGTTTCATCTCGCAACATGATGCTGTGAAGATGAAGAGTTCCGCACCGTGTAAGGAACCTTCTTCAAGCCTCCCCAACCCACCTCCTCTTATGAGTGACGTAAAAAACTCTGTAATCGTGAAGAACGATGGCAAAATTCCTCACCTCGAGGTGTCACAAGTGAAAACTGCACCACCTCCCCACTCTCCCAGTCCCAAGCTGCAGGCTCATTACGTTCCGCCCTCGACACAGGCACGCCAGGGATACGAGTATCGCAGTCCGTCGCAGTCCCCTCATCATCTGTCTCAGAGACACACTCCGTCCCCCTTGCACCACAGGACGCAAGTCCAGCAGCCCCAGCCGCATCGCCAGTCTCCGGACCAGCGGTATCGCACGTACGGCACGTCTGCCAAGCAGGCGACCATGGCGAGTTACCCGTATCCTACGCTCGTCACGACGGCTGCTCACTACATCCCGGCTTCAGGTGTCAACGTCACCCCTGGATCCAAGCCCAAGGTCAGCAGCCCGGCGCCACCTCACATCTACGGCATGCCGACAGCAGGCATTTCGACAGGGGTGCCGGTGTGTCGACCGGATGTGAGCATATGTACGTCCATGCCATTGCCGCTCACATCAAAGGCTCCTTTAACATCTTCTATGTCGCCCTCTCCATATCAGCAGTTGTCGCATGGGCACCAACCTCCGCATCCTTCTCAGCCGAGTCTGGGAGGCCACCCACCTCCGGCCCACAGCAAAGTTACCTACGAAACTCGGCTGTATTCTCCGGGACTCAAACCTCACTCCAACTTACCACCTCAACATAGCTCCTCACCACCGGCAGCCACGGCTCCTCACCCATCGCCCAGATCTTCTCCCATGCAGATGGCGGTCCATCCTAACATTTACCATATTTCTCATCCATCAATGGACCAGTTGCAGCCCCTCGACCTCGGTGTATCTGCCAACAGAGATGAGACTAGTTCTCCCAAGAGGAAGAGCATGACGCCTCAGCACAGTCCACAGTCTGTGTTGGACATCAGTAAGAAAAGACCTCGCCTGGACACTAGTTGCGCGCAGTTGGCTCGTGTAAGTGAACCAAGTCCGCTAGTTCTCGGTGCTGCGACCACGATTACGACAGTCGTGAACACTGCAGTGGTTGTTTCTCAGCCTCAGGAGTCTCCGATAGTGTCTGCTAGTCCGGTGCCAAGAACTTGTTCTGGAGACGGGTCTGTGCGGCCGAGTAGTACGGGCAGTAGTTCCGGTATTGCAGTGCTACCAGTTTCGTTAACGCCTCCTCAGCGCAACAGCCCTGCTCCGAGTCCCAATCCTCCAGGCACGCCTGGAAAACCAACACTTTTGGACTCTGATAAGTCCAACAGTCCAGGCCCACCTGCCTCCAAACCTTCCAGCTACCAAGTTCACAAGCTCAAGAAGGCGTGGTTACAAAGGCACTCGGGCGAAGATGGGAGCGAGGACACGACCGGTGTAGTGGGTAGTGGGTCGTGCGTTACTCTTCCTTTGACGATAGCACCATCTCCTGTGGTGGTCAGCAGAGAGAGCAGTGTTTTAGGCAGTGGTATATCGAACTTGTTACAAAATGTAGGAACTATGGCCATGTCTAGTATATGCAAACCAAAATCAAACTCTGGTAGCAAAGGGAACAACAGGAAGGGTCAGGTGGGGAAAGACGGGGGAACGACTTTCAATGGCCATGGCTCCGACATTTCCGGGAAGTTGCAGCAAGGTGATACGTCATCGAGCTCGGACCAAGAGCGTGAGAGCAAGACTCCTCCAAAGAGGAAACCTCCCAAAGTAAAGCGAAAGAAGGGTGCTAGTGCTTTGAGAAAGGCGGCGGCAGAAGAGCTGAAGCGCAAGAAGCTCTCTACTTCTGTGACATTAAGCGAGAGTGCTAGTGACAGTGACAAGGAAAGTGGCAGTGAGAAAGATACAGACAGCGGCGGCAGTGCTAAGAAGTCAAGTAGCGTGACTGGGTCGGGCAACGGACCAAGTTTCAGCGGTAACAAGGAGCGGAGGAAACGCGGACGAAGACCCAAGTCAAAAAACGAGCGAGGTGAGGAGCCGCGGCAAAAGAAGCCTCGGGAAGATCCGTCGGCTCCACAGCGTGATCCGTTCAGAAAACCACCTGTCAGTCAGCTCAAGAAGACTGGCGAAACTTTCCTTCAGGATGGTCCGTGCTTTGAGGTAGCACCCAAGCTGGGAAAGTGTCGTGAGTGCAGGTGGACTCCGAACCAGCGATCAAAGAACATGCCCAACATCTTCTGTCGTTTCTACGCGTTCAGGCGCTTGAGATACACGAAAAATGGTCAACTGGCTATAGCTGGCTTCTCGGATCCACACAGAGATGCTTCAGAG GACGACCTGAAGCTGTGGCTGCCGCGGGCCAACGCCAAGCCCTCCGACCTGGAGCTGTACGTGTCCCACTTCCTGCTGGCGCAAGTGGGCGACCAGTTCTGCCACGTGGTGCGGCAGGAGGGGGACTGCCAGGCGGCCCACCTGGCGGCCGACCGGGCCCCCGCCTGGAAGAGGGTGGTGCAGGGCGTGCGAGAGATGTGCGACGTGTGCGAGACCACTCTCTTCAACTACCACTGGGCGTGCCGCAAGTGCGGCTTCGTCGTCTGCATCGACTGCTACAAG AGCCGCAAGTCGGGCGCCAGCAAGTGCCCCGGGGACACGTCGCGGGACAAGGACGACTACGCCTGGCTCCTGTGCACCAACCGGCAGCCCCACGACCAGGAGAAGCTGATGCTGACGCAGATAATCGCGGGGGACTCGCTGATGCAGGTGGGGCGTCGCCTCCACGAAGTGAGGATCGCGCTGGGGATCAGTCAGTTCTGTGGCTGCCGGCTGGGCAGTCAGCCGCACCACAAGAGAACCAACGGTATTTGCAAG GAGCTGTGGAAGAACTTCAAAACTGAGCTCCCGAACGGTGTGCTCATCAAGACTGAAAACAGCGAAATGGAGGAGGATGACGTGGACGCAAACAGCGGGGTCACTAATGGTTCCACTGGCACACCGGAGTGCAAGTCCGAAGTGAAGCCTGAAATCAAGTCGGAGGTGAAGTCTGACGCGGAGGCAGACGCGGATGCTGATGCTGATGCGGATGCAGATGTGGATACCAATTGTGATGCAAAGGCTGATGTCAAATGTGAGGTGAAGTCTGAAGACAAGGACAACAACTCGCCTCTTAGTTGGCTGGCGGATGTGGCTCTCTTGAATGAAGACAAGAAGCCCATTGAG GAGCCGGCGGCGAGCGGGGACTCCGACCCGGAGCCCGACAAGGAGGGCAAGTACTCAACGCTGCGCAAGCTGCTGATCCGGCCGTCCCACAAGCACAACGGCAGCAGCGGCAGCCGCGCCACGCCGAGGAAGCAGCGCGGCGCCCAGCCCGACACGCCAGACTGCAAGGAGGAGGCGGCGCCGTGCGGGGCCAAGAAGATGGCGGAGCTGAGGCAGTTCATCCGGCGCTTCAGGGGctacaacaagagcatcgcgctGCGGCCGCGAGTCATGACGCTGGCGGAGAGCACCAAGCTGTACCCGGGGGTGCCCCACTCGTGGCTCTGCAACGGCTGGCTGCTGAGGCTGCACGATCCCGACCACGTCGGCAACTACAGCCTCTTCCAG GACCAGTGGAGGCGTGGTCAACCTGTGCTTGTATCTGACGTGGCGAAGCAACTTGATAAGAGCTTGTGGACGCCGGAGTCTTTTGCGCGTGATTTCGGGGATGAGAAGAACGATCTTGTGAACTGCACGACGGGGGCGATCGTTACGAACCAGCCGATGCGCAGGTTTTGGGATGGTTTCGACCACATTGCACGTCGCCTCAAGGACGACAGAGGCAACCCGATGGTGCTAAAACTGAAAGACTGGCCGACGGGGGAGGATTTTGCCGAGATGCTTCCTGCAAG GTTCAATGATTTGATGAAGGCACTGCCATTGACGGAATACACTCATCGCACTGGACGACTGAATCTTGCGAGTCGTCTCCCTGAGTGCTTTGTCAGGCCAGACCTGGGGCCCAAGATGTACAATGCCTATGGCATGGCACAAGCACAGAATGCTTCAAAGGGCACAACAAACTTGCATCTCGACATATCAGATGCGGTCAATGTCATGGTGTATGTTGGCATCACCAAGGATGGTGACCAAGAGGAATACATCAAAG ATGCGTTCCAGGCTATCGAGGAGTCTTGCTGCGACATAATCACCAAGAAGCGCGTGCAGGAGGAACACGAGGTGCCCGGAGCGCTGTGGCACATCTACAGCGCCGGCGACGCGGACAAGATACGCAATCTCCTGAACCAGGTGTCGCTGGAGCGTGGGGTGCGGCTGGAGGCCCACCATGACCCCATACACGACCAGAGCTGGTACCTGGACAAGAAACTGCGCGACCGACTGTACGTGGACTACGGCGTGGAGTCCCACAGCATAGTGCAATTCCTGGGCGACTCCATCTTCATACCTGCTGGGGCGCCACACCAG GTTCGTAACCTGCATAATTGCATAAAGGTAGCAGAAGACTTTGTGTCACCAGAAAATGTGTCGCATTGCTTTCACATGACTCAGGAATTCCGCTGCCTTTCCAATGCGCACACCAACCATGAAGACAAGTTACAGATAAAGAACATCATCTATCATGCAGTCAAAGACTCCTTGTCTGTTATATCAAGTGCCATTGCCATGGCTAAAGAAGAGTACGTGAATGTAACCGATGGCATGGAAGCTAGTGCAATCTCCACTACAGCAACAGAACAATTGGCAGCCAGTAACGGTGATGCAAAAGAAGACTCAACCTGA
- the LOC134533177 gene encoding lysine-specific demethylase 3A isoform X5 yields the protein MTLPGHGPYGRDDLVGAGSPTEHQERQELVEKQRSERERQEREKLERERQEREKLERERQEREKQMERERERQERERIENQRATEQAVHKHFEESLRLLQQKNNIQRNNSMCWNLTSMPMGSRGAPGSAEEDQRKRAEQQRLMAGERLMRESQSRDRAAFYPQPAVQQRVASAPQKPEYHPPPAHSRAGSAKTSEKQTMQTSLPKVEPNFSMFGYPPYQSMGFISQHDAVKMKSSAPCKEPSSSLPNPPPLMSDVKNSVIVKNDGKIPHLEVSQVKTAPPPHSPSPKLQAHYVPPSTQARQGYEYRSPSQSPHHLSQRHTPSPLHHRTQVQQPQPHRQSPDQRYRTYGTSAKQATMASYPYPTLVTTAAHYIPASGVNVTPGSKPKVSSPAPPHIYGMPTAGISTGVPVCRPDVSICTSMPLPLTSKAPLTSSMSPSPYQQLSHGHQPPHPSQPSLGGHPPPAHSKVTYETRLYSPGLKPHSNLPPQHSSSPPAATAPHPSPRSSPMQMAVHPNIYHISHPSMDQLQPLDLGVSANRDETSSPKRKSMTPQHSPQSVLDISKKRPRLDTSCAQLARVSEPSPLVLGAATTITTVVNTAVVVSQPQESPIVSASPVPRTCSGDGSVRPSSTGSSSGIAVLPVSLTPPQRNSPAPSPNPPGTPGKPTLLDSDKSNSPGPPASKPSSYQVHKLKKAWLQRHSGEDGSEDTTGVVGSGSCVTLPLTIAPSPVVVSRESSVLGSGISNLLQNVGTMAMSSICKPKSNSGSKGNNRKGQVGKDGGTTFNGHGSDISGKLQQGDTSSSSDQERESKTPPKRKPPKVKRKKGASALRKAAAEELKRKKLSTSVTLSESASDSDKESGSEKDTDSGGSAKKSSSVTGSGNGPSFSGNKERRKRGRRPKSKNERGEEPRQKKPREDPSAPQRDPFRKPPVSQLKKTGETFLQDGPCFEVAPKLGKCRECRWTPNQRSKNMPNIFCRFYAFRRLRYTKNGQLAIAGFSDPHRDASEDDLKLWLPRANAKPSDLELYVSHFLLAQVGDQFCHVVRQEGDCQAAHLAADRAPAWKRVVQGVREMCDVCETTLFNYHWACRKCGFVVCIDCYKSRKSGASKCPGDTSRDKDDYAWLLCTNRQPHDQEKLMLTQIIAGDSLMQVGRRLHEVRIALGISQFCGCRLGSQPHHKRTNGICKELWKNFKTELPNGVLIKTENSEMEEDDVDANSGVTNGSTGTPECKSEVKPEIKSEVKSDAEADADADADADADVDTNCDAKADVKCEVKSEDKDNNSPLSWLADVALLNEDKKPIEEPAASGDSDPEPDKEGKYSTLRKLLIRPSHKHNGSSGSRATPRKQRGAQPDTPDCKEEAAPCGAKKMAELRQFIRRFRGYNKSIALRPRVMTLAESTKLYPGVPHSWLCNGWLLRLHDPDHVGNYSLFQDQWRRGQPVLVSDVAKQLDKSLWTPESFARDFGDEKNDLVNCTTGAIVTNQPMRRFWDGFDHIARRLKDDRGNPMVLKLKDWPTGEDFAEMLPARFNDLMKALPLTEYTHRTGRLNLASRLPECFVRPDLGPKMYNAYGMAQAQNASKGTTNLHLDISDAVNVMVYVGITKDGDQEEYIKDAFQAIEESCCDIITKKRVQEEHEVPGALWHIYSAGDADKIRNLLNQVSLERGVRLEAHHDPIHDQSWYLDKKLRDRLYVDYGVESHSIVQFLGDSIFIPAGAPHQVRNLHNCIKVAEDFVSPENVSHCFHMTQEFRCLSNAHTNHEDKLQIKNIIYHAVKDSLSVISSAIAMAKEEYVNVTDGMEASAISTTATEQLAASNGDAKEDST from the exons CGCAACAACAGCATGTGCTGGAACCTGACCAGCATGCCGATGGGGTCCCGAGGGGCGCCCGGCAGCGCGGAGGAGGACCAGCGCAAGAGGGCGGAGCAGCAGAGGCTGATGGCGGGGGAGCGGCTGATGCGGGAGTCCCAGTCCCGGGACAGGGCCGCCTTCTACCCCCAGCCCGCG GTTCAACAAAGAGTGGCAAGTGCTCCTCAGAAACCGGAGTACCACCCTCCACCAGCTCATAGTCGTGCAGGGAGTGCCAAGACTAGTGAAAAACAGACAATGCAAACTTCCCTGCCTAAGGTGGAACCCAACTTCAGTATGTTCGGTTATCCGCCTTACCAGTCGATGGGTTTCATCTCGCAACATGATGCTGTGAAGATGAAGAGTTCCGCACCGTGTAAGGAACCTTCTTCAAGCCTCCCCAACCCACCTCCTCTTATGAGTGACGTAAAAAACTCTGTAATCGTGAAGAACGATGGCAAAATTCCTCACCTCGAGGTGTCACAAGTGAAAACTGCACCACCTCCCCACTCTCCCAGTCCCAAGCTGCAGGCTCATTACGTTCCGCCCTCGACACAGGCACGCCAGGGATACGAGTATCGCAGTCCGTCGCAGTCCCCTCATCATCTGTCTCAGAGACACACTCCGTCCCCCTTGCACCACAGGACGCAAGTCCAGCAGCCCCAGCCGCATCGCCAGTCTCCGGACCAGCGGTATCGCACGTACGGCACGTCTGCCAAGCAGGCGACCATGGCGAGTTACCCGTATCCTACGCTCGTCACGACGGCTGCTCACTACATCCCGGCTTCAGGTGTCAACGTCACCCCTGGATCCAAGCCCAAGGTCAGCAGCCCGGCGCCACCTCACATCTACGGCATGCCGACAGCAGGCATTTCGACAGGGGTGCCGGTGTGTCGACCGGATGTGAGCATATGTACGTCCATGCCATTGCCGCTCACATCAAAGGCTCCTTTAACATCTTCTATGTCGCCCTCTCCATATCAGCAGTTGTCGCATGGGCACCAACCTCCGCATCCTTCTCAGCCGAGTCTGGGAGGCCACCCACCTCCGGCCCACAGCAAAGTTACCTACGAAACTCGGCTGTATTCTCCGGGACTCAAACCTCACTCCAACTTACCACCTCAACATAGCTCCTCACCACCGGCAGCCACGGCTCCTCACCCATCGCCCAGATCTTCTCCCATGCAGATGGCGGTCCATCCTAACATTTACCATATTTCTCATCCATCAATGGACCAGTTGCAGCCCCTCGACCTCGGTGTATCTGCCAACAGAGATGAGACTAGTTCTCCCAAGAGGAAGAGCATGACGCCTCAGCACAGTCCACAGTCTGTGTTGGACATCAGTAAGAAAAGACCTCGCCTGGACACTAGTTGCGCGCAGTTGGCTCGTGTAAGTGAACCAAGTCCGCTAGTTCTCGGTGCTGCGACCACGATTACGACAGTCGTGAACACTGCAGTGGTTGTTTCTCAGCCTCAGGAGTCTCCGATAGTGTCTGCTAGTCCGGTGCCAAGAACTTGTTCTGGAGACGGGTCTGTGCGGCCGAGTAGTACGGGCAGTAGTTCCGGTATTGCAGTGCTACCAGTTTCGTTAACGCCTCCTCAGCGCAACAGCCCTGCTCCGAGTCCCAATCCTCCAGGCACGCCTGGAAAACCAACACTTTTGGACTCTGATAAGTCCAACAGTCCAGGCCCACCTGCCTCCAAACCTTCCAGCTACCAAGTTCACAAGCTCAAGAAGGCGTGGTTACAAAGGCACTCGGGCGAAGATGGGAGCGAGGACACGACCGGTGTAGTGGGTAGTGGGTCGTGCGTTACTCTTCCTTTGACGATAGCACCATCTCCTGTGGTGGTCAGCAGAGAGAGCAGTGTTTTAGGCAGTGGTATATCGAACTTGTTACAAAATGTAGGAACTATGGCCATGTCTAGTATATGCAAACCAAAATCAAACTCTGGTAGCAAAGGGAACAACAGGAAGGGTCAGGTGGGGAAAGACGGGGGAACGACTTTCAATGGCCATGGCTCCGACATTTCCGGGAAGTTGCAGCAAGGTGATACGTCATCGAGCTCGGACCAAGAGCGTGAGAGCAAGACTCCTCCAAAGAGGAAACCTCCCAAAGTAAAGCGAAAGAAGGGTGCTAGTGCTTTGAGAAAGGCGGCGGCAGAAGAGCTGAAGCGCAAGAAGCTCTCTACTTCTGTGACATTAAGCGAGAGTGCTAGTGACAGTGACAAGGAAAGTGGCAGTGAGAAAGATACAGACAGCGGCGGCAGTGCTAAGAAGTCAAGTAGCGTGACTGGGTCGGGCAACGGACCAAGTTTCAGCGGTAACAAGGAGCGGAGGAAACGCGGACGAAGACCCAAGTCAAAAAACGAGCGAGGTGAGGAGCCGCGGCAAAAGAAGCCTCGGGAAGATCCGTCGGCTCCACAGCGTGATCCGTTCAGAAAACCACCTGTCAGTCAGCTCAAGAAGACTGGCGAAACTTTCCTTCAGGATGGTCCGTGCTTTGAGGTAGCACCCAAGCTGGGAAAGTGTCGTGAGTGCAGGTGGACTCCGAACCAGCGATCAAAGAACATGCCCAACATCTTCTGTCGTTTCTACGCGTTCAGGCGCTTGAGATACACGAAAAATGGTCAACTGGCTATAGCTGGCTTCTCGGATCCACACAGAGATGCTTCAGAG GACGACCTGAAGCTGTGGCTGCCGCGGGCCAACGCCAAGCCCTCCGACCTGGAGCTGTACGTGTCCCACTTCCTGCTGGCGCAAGTGGGCGACCAGTTCTGCCACGTGGTGCGGCAGGAGGGGGACTGCCAGGCGGCCCACCTGGCGGCCGACCGGGCCCCCGCCTGGAAGAGGGTGGTGCAGGGCGTGCGAGAGATGTGCGACGTGTGCGAGACCACTCTCTTCAACTACCACTGGGCGTGCCGCAAGTGCGGCTTCGTCGTCTGCATCGACTGCTACAAG AGCCGCAAGTCGGGCGCCAGCAAGTGCCCCGGGGACACGTCGCGGGACAAGGACGACTACGCCTGGCTCCTGTGCACCAACCGGCAGCCCCACGACCAGGAGAAGCTGATGCTGACGCAGATAATCGCGGGGGACTCGCTGATGCAGGTGGGGCGTCGCCTCCACGAAGTGAGGATCGCGCTGGGGATCAGTCAGTTCTGTGGCTGCCGGCTGGGCAGTCAGCCGCACCACAAGAGAACCAACGGTATTTGCAAG GAGCTGTGGAAGAACTTCAAAACTGAGCTCCCGAACGGTGTGCTCATCAAGACTGAAAACAGCGAAATGGAGGAGGATGACGTGGACGCAAACAGCGGGGTCACTAATGGTTCCACTGGCACACCGGAGTGCAAGTCCGAAGTGAAGCCTGAAATCAAGTCGGAGGTGAAGTCTGACGCGGAGGCAGACGCGGATGCTGATGCTGATGCGGATGCAGATGTGGATACCAATTGTGATGCAAAGGCTGATGTCAAATGTGAGGTGAAGTCTGAAGACAAGGACAACAACTCGCCTCTTAGTTGGCTGGCGGATGTGGCTCTCTTGAATGAAGACAAGAAGCCCATTGAG GAGCCGGCGGCGAGCGGGGACTCCGACCCGGAGCCCGACAAGGAGGGCAAGTACTCAACGCTGCGCAAGCTGCTGATCCGGCCGTCCCACAAGCACAACGGCAGCAGCGGCAGCCGCGCCACGCCGAGGAAGCAGCGCGGCGCCCAGCCCGACACGCCAGACTGCAAGGAGGAGGCGGCGCCGTGCGGGGCCAAGAAGATGGCGGAGCTGAGGCAGTTCATCCGGCGCTTCAGGGGctacaacaagagcatcgcgctGCGGCCGCGAGTCATGACGCTGGCGGAGAGCACCAAGCTGTACCCGGGGGTGCCCCACTCGTGGCTCTGCAACGGCTGGCTGCTGAGGCTGCACGATCCCGACCACGTCGGCAACTACAGCCTCTTCCAG GACCAGTGGAGGCGTGGTCAACCTGTGCTTGTATCTGACGTGGCGAAGCAACTTGATAAGAGCTTGTGGACGCCGGAGTCTTTTGCGCGTGATTTCGGGGATGAGAAGAACGATCTTGTGAACTGCACGACGGGGGCGATCGTTACGAACCAGCCGATGCGCAGGTTTTGGGATGGTTTCGACCACATTGCACGTCGCCTCAAGGACGACAGAGGCAACCCGATGGTGCTAAAACTGAAAGACTGGCCGACGGGGGAGGATTTTGCCGAGATGCTTCCTGCAAG GTTCAATGATTTGATGAAGGCACTGCCATTGACGGAATACACTCATCGCACTGGACGACTGAATCTTGCGAGTCGTCTCCCTGAGTGCTTTGTCAGGCCAGACCTGGGGCCCAAGATGTACAATGCCTATGGCATGGCACAAGCACAGAATGCTTCAAAGGGCACAACAAACTTGCATCTCGACATATCAGATGCGGTCAATGTCATGGTGTATGTTGGCATCACCAAGGATGGTGACCAAGAGGAATACATCAAAG ATGCGTTCCAGGCTATCGAGGAGTCTTGCTGCGACATAATCACCAAGAAGCGCGTGCAGGAGGAACACGAGGTGCCCGGAGCGCTGTGGCACATCTACAGCGCCGGCGACGCGGACAAGATACGCAATCTCCTGAACCAGGTGTCGCTGGAGCGTGGGGTGCGGCTGGAGGCCCACCATGACCCCATACACGACCAGAGCTGGTACCTGGACAAGAAACTGCGCGACCGACTGTACGTGGACTACGGCGTGGAGTCCCACAGCATAGTGCAATTCCTGGGCGACTCCATCTTCATACCTGCTGGGGCGCCACACCAG GTTCGTAACCTGCATAATTGCATAAAGGTAGCAGAAGACTTTGTGTCACCAGAAAATGTGTCGCATTGCTTTCACATGACTCAGGAATTCCGCTGCCTTTCCAATGCGCACACCAACCATGAAGACAAGTTACAGATAAAGAACATCATCTATCATGCAGTCAAAGACTCCTTGTCTGTTATATCAAGTGCCATTGCCATGGCTAAAGAAGAGTACGTGAATGTAACCGATGGCATGGAAGCTAGTGCAATCTCCACTACAGCAACAGAACAATTGGCAGCCAGTAACGGTGATGCAAAAGAAGACTCAACCTGA